Genomic segment of Solidesulfovibrio fructosivorans JJ]:
ATTGACCGGGCATTCCCGGATCATGGGCGCATTGCCGAGTTCCCCGTAAAAGACGTCGAAGACGCGCGACTTGTCCACCTTCGCCCCGGAGACGATGCCCACATAGTCCGTGGCCACGGCCATGGACTTTCCCGGCAGGCAGATGGAAAACGCGCCGGATTCGCGGATGCCCCGGCTGGTGTGCCGGAACTTCTTCAGGCTCACGGTCAGGTACTGGGGGGCCGCGTTGTTCAGGATGCCCACATGGGCGATGGCCAGGAAATTGGGCCTACCGTCCACCATTGCCCCGACAATGGTCGCGGGCATGGGATACAGCA
This window contains:
- a CDS encoding flavin reductase family protein; amino-acid sequence: MQRHLGRTCLLYPMPATIVGAMVDGRPNFLAIAHVGILNNAAPQYLTVSLKKFRHTSRGIRESGAFSICLPGKSMAVATDYVGIVSGAKVDKSRVFDVFYGELGNAPMIRECPVNMELKLHQVIDLPAHEVFVGELAGSYAEESCLKEGKVDLEKARPLLFDYSSGWYFSVGEPVAPCWRAGRDYPAQRTEHEGV